A stretch of Lysobacter sp. K5869 DNA encodes these proteins:
- a CDS encoding ribokinase, whose translation MNPLPPRTVLVAGSANLDFVVRAAHAPAPGETVLGRELATYPGGKGANQALACARAGGAPTRMLLALGADAHAAPIERSLREGGVELLVRRIEDRATGTAFVCVADDGENSIVVAPGANAALRGDDLPSLDGVAWLLLQLESPLDAVAAWARRAREAGVAVALNAAPAQTLPAALLDDVDLLIVNEGELAALTGLNDPDAALAALRVPRVVVTLGARGCIARDDGESLRQDAFAVAAVDTTAAGDTFCGALVATLAGGSDFQAALRRACAASALACTRPGAQTSVPSHAEVERLLHTAARPDLAAGTPIRIPSDPVART comes from the coding sequence ACCTCGATTTCGTCGTCCGCGCCGCGCATGCGCCCGCGCCCGGCGAAACCGTGCTCGGCCGCGAACTGGCGACCTATCCCGGCGGCAAGGGCGCCAATCAGGCCCTGGCCTGCGCCCGCGCCGGCGGCGCGCCCACGCGCATGCTGCTCGCGCTCGGCGCGGACGCGCACGCCGCGCCGATCGAGCGTTCGCTGCGCGAGGGCGGCGTCGAACTGCTCGTGCGCCGGATCGAAGACCGCGCCACCGGCACCGCTTTCGTCTGCGTGGCCGACGACGGCGAAAACTCCATCGTCGTCGCGCCGGGCGCCAACGCCGCGCTGCGCGGCGACGACTTGCCGTCGCTCGACGGCGTGGCGTGGCTGTTGCTGCAACTCGAATCGCCGCTCGACGCGGTCGCCGCGTGGGCGCGGCGCGCGCGCGAAGCCGGCGTTGCCGTTGCGCTCAACGCCGCGCCCGCGCAGACATTGCCCGCCGCGCTGCTGGACGACGTCGATCTGCTGATCGTCAACGAAGGCGAACTCGCCGCGCTGACCGGCTTGAACGATCCCGATGCCGCGCTCGCCGCCCTGCGCGTGCCGCGCGTCGTGGTGACGCTCGGCGCGCGCGGCTGCATCGCCCGCGACGACGGCGAGTCGCTGCGCCAGGACGCGTTCGCGGTCGCGGCCGTCGACACCACCGCGGCCGGCGACACCTTTTGCGGCGCGCTGGTCGCCACGCTGGCCGGCGGCAGCGACTTCCAGGCCGCGCTGCGCCGCGCCTGCGCGGCCTCGGCGCTGGCCTGCACGCGACCGGGCGCGCAAACCAGCGTGCCCAGTCATGCCGAGGTCGAGCGGCTGCTGCACACTGCGGCGAGGCCGGATCTCGCGGCGGGAACTCCGATTCGGATCCCTTCCGATCCGGTCGCGCGGACCTGA